GCAGAAGCCATGGACGCCAACGGCCTGGACTATGTCGGTGGTGATGACTTCGGCCTGGTCTGCCTGGCCAAGCGTGGCTCGGTCAGCGAAGAGCAGCGCGCCACTGTCGAGGCGTGGCTCAAGGGCCGCAGCGAGCTCACCAAGATCGAAGTCAGCCCGCTGCTGGATGCCTGGTATCCGGACAAGCCGATCAACTCGGCTTCCTGATCCCGCGTCACTGTGCCTTGGCTGGTCGGCAACGCTGACCGGCCAAGGCCTTCTCTATGCGGCGCATCTGCCGCGCCAGTGCCTGGCGACGCAGTTTCAGTTGCGTCGACGACAGACCCTCTGTTTCCAGCGCCTGACAAGCCTCCATCAATCCCTTTGCATCCAACATGCGTGCCACGCCAAGAATCTTGTGCGCTTGGTCGACGATGGCCTGTGCGTCGTGCTCGGGGTCCAGGGCCATCAGTAGAGTGAAGTCCTGCTCGAGACTCAGTTGCAGAGTAGCCAGCATTCTTGCCCGGTCTTCGCAGCGGTCACCGACGATCTTCGCCAGTGCGTCGAGGTCGAAAGGTTCTTGTGCTTGCCGCCGTTGCGAGGGGCTCACGCTGGCCAGATGCAAGCCGAGGGTTTGCAGGCTGATGGGCTTGAGCAGGCAGTCGTTCATGCCGGCGTTCAGGCAGCGCTGGCGCACTTCCGGTTGGGCGTTGGCGGTGTAGCCGAGAATGGTGCAAGGCGTCTTGCCCCGTTGGCGTTCTTCACTGCGCAGGACTTCTGCCAGCTGGTAGCCATTCATGCGCGGCATATTGCAGTCCAGGATCAGCACGTCGAAATCTGTGTGCCGCCATTTTTCCAGCCCTTCCTGACCGTCGCGGGCGCTGTCATGCCAGAGCCCCAGGTAGGTCAGTTGCTGGGCCATCAACAGCAGGTTGGCGGGATGGTCGTCGATGACAAGAACCCTGAGCCGCGTGTCGGGTGCCTCTATGTGCGGGGGCTGCACGACGCTGTCCGGGGGCGGTGCCACGCGCTGCAGCGGCATCAGTAGTCGCACCTGGGTACCCACGCCCTGCAGGCTCTTGATCGCCAGTTGGCCGCCCATCATTTCGCACAGGGTGCGACAGATCGCCAGGCCCAGCCCGGTGCCGGCACGGGCGCTTTCGCTCTGAGGGTCGACCTGTACGAAGGGGGTGAACAACCGTCGCAGGTCGTCATCGTGAATGCCGATCCCGCTGTCGCGCACTTCCAGCTCGAGCATGTCGCGCTCGCTCTTCTGTACCGAGGCTTTGATGCGTACATGGCCGTCGTTGGTGAATTTGATCGAGTTGCTCACCAGGTTGGAGAGCACCTGCTTGAAGCGCAGTGGATCGAGCAGGGCGTGGCAACGTGCCGAGGGATCTATGACCACTTCCAGCAGCAGGCCTTTTTCTCGTGCCTGACCTTCGAATACCCGTCGCACCGATTCGATCAGGGATGCCAGATCGATCGGTTCAGGGCTCAGGGACATATGCCCGGACTCTATTCTGACGATGTCGAGAATATCGCCGATCAGCCCGAGCAGGTCCCTGGCCGAATGATAGGCGACCTCGATCGACGCTTTGTCCAACTGTCCCTGATCGGCGCGTCTGGCCGCGAGTTCGAGCATGCCGATGACGGCGTTCATCGGCGTGCGGATTTCATGGCTGATGGTCGCCAGGAAGGTGCTCTTGGCCCGGTTGGCATCGTCGGCCTGCTGTTTCGCGAGGCGTAGGTCCTGGATCAGCTTGCGGCGTTCGCTGATGTCGATCCAGCCGCCGATGATGCCTTGCACTTCGCCCAGCGAGTCGCGGTAGGGAAGGATCCAGTGGTAGATGGTCAGTTCGCGGTCTTTAAGGCGCAGGGGGCGGTCGATGATCAGCGGCGTGCCTGCTTCCATTACCTGCAGATAGTCGGTTTGGATCTGCCGGGTATAGTCGCAGTTGCTGAACAGGCTTTCATGGAGCAGTTTGCCCATGACCGCGTCGGCACTCGCGTCGACGGCCTCCAGATAGCTGTCGTTACAGCTTTGCAACCGTCCTTCGCGATCGCGTACGTACATCGGGTGAGGGGTTCCATTGAGCAGGGCGCGCATGAACTCGAGCTGGTCGTTCAAGGCGCGTTCTGCCCGGCGACGCTGCCGTATCTGGCGTCGCAAGTAGGCGTTCCAGGCCAGCGCCAGTAACAGCAGGATGCCGATCCCCAGCACGACCTGCAGCACCAGACGCTGGTACTCGCGCCATTGGCCACCATCGTGCAATGCATAACCGCGCCAGCGACTGTTGATGACACCCAGCTCTTCAGGCGTGATGCTCAGCAAGGCTTTGTCGAGGATGGAGGCCAGGGGGCTGGCGTCCTTGACGCTGGCCATGGAGAAGGTGGCCGGGTCGTTGCCGACGGTGCTGCGGATCACCAGATCGTTGTTGGCGGCGATGGCGTGATTGGCATCCAGCAGCGTGGTGATGGCTGCGTCCACGGCGCCGCTGCCCAGCAGGGCCATGGAGTAGGAAGTGCTTTCGGTCTCGATCAGTCGGATCTTCGGGTGTGCCGTCGCCAGCAGGACGGAGGGGGAGGTATGTCGTGTAACGGCGACCCGGCGGCCATTCAGATGTTCCAGCGACGTGTACGGTCGGCCGCTGCGGGTAACCAGTACATAGGGGCTCTCGAGATACGGGCGACTGAGTTGCAGGTCTGTTCGGGCAGGCGATGCGATGGCAAGTGCGGCAATCAGGTCAGCACTGCCCTGCGCGAGTGACTGGATCATTTCCTTTATCCCGGTAGCGCGTTGGATCTCGAAACGCAAGCCGGTGCGCAGTCGAACCAGCTCCAGCAGGTCGGCAGTGATGCCGCGGAAATGGCCGTTGCCGTCGAAGAATGACAGGGGAGCCGAGGTATCGTTTACCACCACGCGCATGCTCGGATGATCAAGTAGCCATTGCTGCTCGCGCGGCGTCAGTTGCAGCCGACGATCGGTAAGCAGCAGGTCGCTGCCCGCGCTCCAGCGCTTGAAGATCGAATTCCTGACGCTGGCCGGCTGGCTGTCCAGGATGGTGTTGATCAGGCTCATCAACAGCTGATCCTGGGCACGCACGGCAAAGCTGAAGCCCACGGCTTCGTGCTTGCCGAAATTGCTCATGCGCAGTTGTGGCAGATGACCGCGGGTAAGCTGGAAGTGAGTCGAAATGGTATCGCCGAGAAAGACGTCGGCCTGGCCAAATGCGACAGCGTTCAGCGCTTCGGAGGTGGAACCGAAGGTTTTCAGCTGGGCTTGCGGGTAAAGCGCATGTATATCCTCGAGCGGCAGGTAATGATAGAGCGTGCTCAGGCGCAAGTCGGCGAGCCCCAGGTCGAGGGGGCGTGTCTCGTCTTCGCGGGTGACCAGAACGGGGCGATCTACAGCGTAGGGTTTGGACAGCGCCACCCCCTCGACCGCGGCCTCATAGCCGTTTGCACTGCCAAGCAGATCGATGCGCCCGGCCTTGAGTGCTTCCACTGCGTCCTGGCGGTGATTAAAGCGCAGCACCTTTATTTCCAGCCCCAGTGCCCTGCCGATCAGGCCGGCATACTCCGCTGTCAAGCCTTGATATTCGTTGCCATTGGTGACGTCGAAGGGCGGATTGTTGGGCGTTGAGGTTCCCAGTGTCAGGCTGGTGCGGCATTGCAGCCATTGCTGCTGCGCGGTCGAAAAAGCTGGCACGGTTGCTTCGGAGGTGGAGCGGACCAGCAGGTTGAGTTTCCTGGGGGCGGGCTCCTGCTTCGTTTGAGCCTGGCAACCCAGGCTGAGCAGGGTCAGCAGCACGCAGACGATGTACCTCGGCATGATCCACCTCAGACCAGCGCGTTGCGCTTGGCCACTTCGATCAGGTCGACCAAGGTATCGACCCTTAACTTCTGCATCAGGCGTTTTTTGTAGGTGCTGACCGTCTTGTTGCTGAGGAACATGCCTTTGGCTATTTCCTTGTTGCTGCGCCCCTGTGCGAAAAGTTGAAGAACCATCAACTCTCTGTCGTTAACTTGTCGGAAAAGATCCATGTCACGAGCGGATATTTCCTGGTGGGGGTTCATTGCCTGGCTGGGGAAGTAGTTGTAACCAGAAAGTACGGCCTTGACTGCGCTGAGCAATTCACTCAGATCTTCCTGCTTGCATACGAATCCGGCAGCGCCTGAGTGCATGCAACGGATCGCGAACAACGCAGGCGACTGTGCCGTCAATACCAGCACTTTCAGTGGCAGCCCCATGGTCTGAAAACGTGCCAGGACTTCCAAACCGTCGAGCTTGGGGATGCTGATGTCGAGGATGACCAGGTCAGGCTGGGTCTCACGGATCATCTGCATGGCCTCGACGCCGTTGTCAGACTCGCCAATGACCTTGTAGCTCTGATTTTCCAGCAACATGCGAATGGCCAGGCGAATCACGGGGTGGTCATCAACAATAAATATGGAGCTCATATCAACTTCCCAGTCGGCGATTGTCAGATGCAAACAAAACCTTATCGCAGTTGACCGCCTTCGCGTATGAGAGGCTAGGCGTAACGCCATATATGGGAAAAGACCTACGTCCAAGTACTACACGCAGCTTGGATTTGTATGAGTTTTGTAAGGAGTCAAGACGAGAAAGTCACTAAATCTCAAATTATTCTTCTGAGCATTTAATGGCGCAGTGGTTGCGTAGGAAGTTTCTCTCAAGAGGGACGGCAAGCTGCGGCTGACCGTCCCTCGTTGTCTGTCAATGAGGGCTGGAGCGTCCTGTCATTTCTCCAGCCATTTCACTGGCGTAGCTGTCGGTCATGCCAGCGATGAAGTCGATCATGCGCAGGAAGGCGTTGTGCAAGGTGCCGTGTGGATCGGGGGCGTGGTTGCCGATCAGGTCCAGCACACGCCGACTCTTGAATGACGGCGCGCGCCCGCCGTGTTGCTCCAGCGCTGCGCCGCAGAAGGCATTGAGGAGGATCTCCAGCGTGGTATAGGCGCCGATCTCGTGCAGGGTCTTGCGCTTGTCCTGGAAGATCTTCTTGCGCGCGATATCCTTGGCCTGCAGCACACAGTGCTTGGCCGGTCCGTGCATGTGCTCGACCAGGTCCCCTGCCAGATGCCCGGCCAGCAGTGCCTGTTGCTGTTCGACGAAGGCCTCGGCGGCGGCGTTGGTCAAGTGCTCGATGGCCTTGCCGCGCAGAATGGCCAGCTTGCGCCGACGAGAATCCGCCGGGCCCAGTTGCCGATAGGTGTCGGGCAGGTCGTCACCGACCAGGTCCAGCAGCAGCGCCTCGACCTCGGCGTACTGCAGCAGCTCCATCTCCAGGCCGTCCTCCAGGTCGATCAGCGCGTAGCAGATGTCGTCCGCGGCCTCCATCAGGTACACCAGCGGGTGACGAGCCCAGCGTTGTTCCTCGAGCTGTGGCAGGCCCAGCTTGTGAGCGATCTGCTGCAGCAGCGGCAGTTCGCTCTGGTAGCAGCCGAACTTGTGTTTCTTGTACCCCAGCGCGTCGGCATGACGGGCGCTCCATGGGTACTTGAGGTAGGTGCCGAGGGTGGCGTAGGTCAGGCGGGTGCCGCCGTCGAACTGGTGGTATTCCAGCTGGGTGAGCACGCGAAAACCCTGGGCGTTTCCTTCGAAGTTGAGGAAGTCGGCACGTTGGTCGTCGCTCATGTCGTCGAGCCACCCACGGCCCGCTGCCTGCTGAAACCAGTGGCGGATGGCGTCTTCACCGGAGTGGCCGAACGGTGGATTGCCGATGTCGTGAGCCAGGCAGGCCGATTGCACGATCATGCCCAGGTCGCTTGGTGCACACCAGTCGGGCAGGTTGGCGCGCAAGGTCTCGCCGACCCTCATGCCCAGCGAGCGGCCTACGCAACTGACTTCGAGGGAGTGGGTGAGGCGGGTGTGGATGTGGTCGTTGCTGGACACCGGGTGGACCTGGGTCTTGCGCCCCAGGCGGCGGAAGGCGCCGGAGAAGATGATGCGGTCATGGTCCTTGTGGAATGGGCTGCGGCCCAGTTCTTCGGGGCTGTACAAGGCTTTGCCGAGGCGTTCGCGGTTGAGCAGGGTATGCCAGTCCAAGGCTCGATCTCCCGTCAGATGGTGGCCATAGCTTCCCGTGTCACGGGCGCCCGCGCAAGCGGCGGGCGCCTCGTTTCAGCGATGACGGCCGTTCTGCAGGAACAGGCGCACCAGAGGGGCCAGGCTGCCACCCAGGCGCACCAGGCGCGCCAGGTTGCCGCTGCGCACGCCCTTTCCGGTCAGAAAGCCCATGGCGACCACGACACCCAGGCCCCACAGCGGAGCGTGCTTGATGCCGAGGCCGTTTTGGACTGATGCGCCCATGCCGCGCAGGCGCTGGACCGGCTCGAGCAGTTGACGGGACTCGTGGCGGATCTCCTGGCGGTGCATTTCCAGACGCAGGCGTAGCAGCGCCTTGCGCAGTTCGCGAGGATTACGGGTATTAGGCAGTTCAGGCAGGCTCATGGCAACAGGCGCTCCCGGTCCTTGGCGAGTTCTTCGAGGGTGCTGTTGAACGGTGAAGATTCATCGAACACAGCGGCCTTCAGGCGCAAGCCGCAAAAGAGTGCCGCGGCGCTGTAGAACACGCAAAGGCCGACGATGCCGGCCAATCGGTAGCTGTCCCACAGCAGTACCAGGATCAGCCCGGACAGCGCGGTCAGCAGGAGCAGGGCGAATACCAGTGCCAGGCCGGCGAACAGCAGCAGGCGAAGGGTTCGGCCTTTCTGCTCTTGCAATTCGATGCCGAACAGTTCGATGTGGCTGTGCAGCAGCCCCAGGATGGCCGCGCCGAGGCGTCTGCCGGAAACGCCGGCGCCGATGGCATCGTTGTCCATGCGTCCTCCTCAGCGGCGGCTGGCGAGCAGGCCGACCAGCAGCCCGACACCGGCTGCGATGCCGATGGCCTGCCATGGGTTTTCCTGTACGTACTCCTCGGCACTGCCCAGCGCTGCCTGACCGCGCTCGCGGACCGAGTCCTGGGTCAGTTGCAGGCTTTCGCGGGCCTGCTGCAGGCGGTCGTGGATCTGGCCACGCAGCTCGTCGGCCTGGTCGCCCGCCAGATTGGCGGTGTCGGCGAGCAATTTCTCGGTGTCGCGCACCAGTGCCTGGAAGTCAGCCATCAAGATCTCTTGTGCAGTCTTTGCCGATTTGCTGGCCATGGGGTCTCTCCCTGTCGATGTGTGTGGCTATTTCGAGTGATGAGTGTGGCGGAAGGTTCACCACTTGTCGCTGGTACGGCGTTTGCTTTGTTCTGCCGTGTCGCGGGGCGTCGATGCCGGGCGCTGCCCCGTCTGCGTGCAAGGCCCTGGCCGACACCGATAAACCTTAACCCAATCCACGACAAACCCAAGAAAAAACCACTCCCTGTGTAGCCGCTCCCCCAAAACGGGGCGCACGGCAGGCACCGATCAGGTGCGCGAGCAAGGTTTCTGAACTGTCCTGGTGCACTTTTCAGCAGGTCTGCCCATTCCATGGAAAACATGCATAGCGCGATGGACTCACTGGTCCATGGCTCCAACACCCTGTTCATCCTCATGGGGGCCATTCTGGTCCTGGCCATGCACGCGGGTTTCGCCTTTCTCGAGGTCGGTACCGTGCGGCACAAGAACCAGGTCAATGCCCTGTGCAAGATTCTCAGCGACTTCGCCGTCTCGGCGCTGGTGTATTTCTTCATCGGCTACTGGATCGCCTATGGCGTCAGCTTCTTCCAGCCGGCTGCGCAGTTGGCCAGCGATCATGGCTATGCCTTGGTCAAGTGCTTCTTCCTGCTGACCTTCGCTGCGGCGATTCCGGCAATCATCTCCGGAGGCATCGCCGAGCGTGCGCGTTTTGCCCCGCAGTTATGTGCCACCGCGCTGATCGTGGCCTTCGTCTACCCCTTCTTCGAAGGGGCGGTGTGGAACGGCAACCTGGGCGTCCAGGCCTGGTTGCAAGCCCGGTTTGGCGCACCATTCCATGACTTTGCCGGTTCGGTGGTGGTGCATGCCATGGGCGGCTGGCTCGCGCTGGCTGCCGTCATCCTGCTCGGTGCCCGTCGCGGACGGTACCGTGATGGACGGCTGGTGGCTTTCGCTCCTTCCAGTATTCCGTTCCTCGCGCTGGGGTCGTGGATCCTGATCATCGGCTGGTTCGGCTTCAACGTCATGAGTGCACAAACCCTGGAGGGTGTCAGCGGCCTGGTGGCGATCAATTCGCTGATGGCGATGGTGGGCGGCACGCTCTCGGCCTTGCTGGTCGGGCGCAATGACCCGGGCTTCCTGCACAATGGCCCGCTGGCCGGATTGGTGGCGGTGTGTGCCGGTTCCGATCTCATGCACCCGGTTGGCGCGCTGGTGACCGGGCTGGTGGCGGGAGCACTGTTCGTGTGGTGCTTCACTGCCTCGCAGAATCGCTGGAAAGTCGACGATGTACTTGGCGTATGGCCGCTACATGGTGTATGCGGCGTTTGGGGCGGTTTGGCGTGCGGTATCTTCGGCCAGTCGGCGCTCGGAGGGCTGGGCGGTGTCAGCCTGGCGAGCCAGTTGTTTGGCAGCCTGGCAGGCGTACTGGTGGCCTTGGCTGGTGGCTTTGCCGTGTACGGTCTAGTCAGGGCGGTACATGGTTTGCGCTTGAGCCATGAGCAGGAGTTCCAGGGGGCGGACCTGTCCCTGCACCGTATCGGCGCTACCAGTCAGGATTGAGCAGCAGATGCAGGCGGCTCCCGGCGGGCCTAGAATGAGCGTCTCTTCACTGGGCCCGGGAACTGATAATGCTGCCTGAATGCCAATTGTTCGGCACCTTGGGGTGCCATTTGTGTGAAGTCGCCGAGGCTGTGTTGATGCCGTTCGTCGAGCACGGGCTGTGGGTCGAATTGGTTGATATCGCCGATGATGAAGCCATGTTCGAGCGTTACGGCTTGATCATCCCTGTCTTGCGTCGCTGCGACAGCGGCACCGAACTGCTCTGGCCGTTCGACGCGCAGCAGGTGGCGGCGTTCCTCAAGTGACAGGTAGGGGGGAGCGTTTCCTTCATCCCGTCCGGTGTGGTCCTGGTCGATGATACTGGCCCGAT
The Pseudomonas putida genome window above contains:
- a CDS encoding ammonium transporter, with translation MENMHSAMDSLVHGSNTLFILMGAILVLAMHAGFAFLEVGTVRHKNQVNALCKILSDFAVSALVYFFIGYWIAYGVSFFQPAAQLASDHGYALVKCFFLLTFAAAIPAIISGGIAERARFAPQLCATALIVAFVYPFFEGAVWNGNLGVQAWLQARFGAPFHDFAGSVVVHAMGGWLALAAVILLGARRGRYRDGRLVAFAPSSIPFLALGSWILIIGWFGFNVMSAQTLEGVSGLVAINSLMAMVGGTLSALLVGRNDPGFLHNGPLAGLVAVCAGSDLMHPVGALVTGLVAGALFVWCFTASQNRWKVDDVLGVWPLHGVCGVWGGLACGIFGQSALGGLGGVSLASQLFGSLAGVLVALAGGFAVYGLVRAVHGLRLSHEQEFQGADLSLHRIGATSQD
- a CDS encoding ATP-binding protein, encoding MPRYIVCVLLTLLSLGCQAQTKQEPAPRKLNLLVRSTSEATVPAFSTAQQQWLQCRTSLTLGTSTPNNPPFDVTNGNEYQGLTAEYAGLIGRALGLEIKVLRFNHRQDAVEALKAGRIDLLGSANGYEAAVEGVALSKPYAVDRPVLVTREDETRPLDLGLADLRLSTLYHYLPLEDIHALYPQAQLKTFGSTSEALNAVAFGQADVFLGDTISTHFQLTRGHLPQLRMSNFGKHEAVGFSFAVRAQDQLLMSLINTILDSQPASVRNSIFKRWSAGSDLLLTDRRLQLTPREQQWLLDHPSMRVVVNDTSAPLSFFDGNGHFRGITADLLELVRLRTGLRFEIQRATGIKEMIQSLAQGSADLIAALAIASPARTDLQLSRPYLESPYVLVTRSGRPYTSLEHLNGRRVAVTRHTSPSVLLATAHPKIRLIETESTSYSMALLGSGAVDAAITTLLDANHAIAANNDLVIRSTVGNDPATFSMASVKDASPLASILDKALLSITPEELGVINSRWRGYALHDGGQWREYQRLVLQVVLGIGILLLLALAWNAYLRRQIRQRRRAERALNDQLEFMRALLNGTPHPMYVRDREGRLQSCNDSYLEAVDASADAVMGKLLHESLFSNCDYTRQIQTDYLQVMEAGTPLIIDRPLRLKDRELTIYHWILPYRDSLGEVQGIIGGWIDISERRKLIQDLRLAKQQADDANRAKSTFLATISHEIRTPMNAVIGMLELAARRADQGQLDKASIEVAYHSARDLLGLIGDILDIVRIESGHMSLSPEPIDLASLIESVRRVFEGQAREKGLLLEVVIDPSARCHALLDPLRFKQVLSNLVSNSIKFTNDGHVRIKASVQKSERDMLELEVRDSGIGIHDDDLRRLFTPFVQVDPQSESARAGTGLGLAICRTLCEMMGGQLAIKSLQGVGTQVRLLMPLQRVAPPPDSVVQPPHIEAPDTRLRVLVIDDHPANLLLMAQQLTYLGLWHDSARDGQEGLEKWRHTDFDVLILDCNMPRMNGYQLAEVLRSEERQRGKTPCTILGYTANAQPEVRQRCLNAGMNDCLLKPISLQTLGLHLASVSPSQRRQAQEPFDLDALAKIVGDRCEDRARMLATLQLSLEQDFTLLMALDPEHDAQAIVDQAHKILGVARMLDAKGLMEACQALETEGLSSTQLKLRRQALARQMRRIEKALAGQRCRPAKAQ
- a CDS encoding glutaredoxin family protein; this encodes MLPECQLFGTLGCHLCEVAEAVLMPFVEHGLWVELVDIADDEAMFERYGLIIPVLRRCDSGTELLWPFDAQQVAAFLK
- a CDS encoding phage holin family protein yields the protein MDNDAIGAGVSGRRLGAAILGLLHSHIELFGIELQEQKGRTLRLLLFAGLALVFALLLLTALSGLILVLLWDSYRLAGIVGLCVFYSAAALFCGLRLKAAVFDESSPFNSTLEELAKDRERLLP
- a CDS encoding response regulator transcription factor codes for the protein MSSIFIVDDHPVIRLAIRMLLENQSYKVIGESDNGVEAMQMIRETQPDLVILDISIPKLDGLEVLARFQTMGLPLKVLVLTAQSPALFAIRCMHSGAAGFVCKQEDLSELLSAVKAVLSGYNYFPSQAMNPHQEISARDMDLFRQVNDRELMVLQLFAQGRSNKEIAKGMFLSNKTVSTYKKRLMQKLRVDTLVDLIEVAKRNALV
- a CDS encoding deoxyguanosinetriphosphate triphosphohydrolase, producing MDWHTLLNRERLGKALYSPEELGRSPFHKDHDRIIFSGAFRRLGRKTQVHPVSSNDHIHTRLTHSLEVSCVGRSLGMRVGETLRANLPDWCAPSDLGMIVQSACLAHDIGNPPFGHSGEDAIRHWFQQAAGRGWLDDMSDDQRADFLNFEGNAQGFRVLTQLEYHQFDGGTRLTYATLGTYLKYPWSARHADALGYKKHKFGCYQSELPLLQQIAHKLGLPQLEEQRWARHPLVYLMEAADDICYALIDLEDGLEMELLQYAEVEALLLDLVGDDLPDTYRQLGPADSRRRKLAILRGKAIEHLTNAAAEAFVEQQQALLAGHLAGDLVEHMHGPAKHCVLQAKDIARKKIFQDKRKTLHEIGAYTTLEILLNAFCGAALEQHGGRAPSFKSRRVLDLIGNHAPDPHGTLHNAFLRMIDFIAGMTDSYASEMAGEMTGRSSPH
- a CDS encoding YggL family protein, translated to MATNRSRRLRKKLCVDEFQELGFELNLDFKEDLSDEAIDAFLDAFLAEAMDANGLDYVGGDDFGLVCLAKRGSVSEEQRATVEAWLKGRSELTKIEVSPLLDAWYPDKPINSAS
- a CDS encoding DUF883 family protein codes for the protein MASKSAKTAQEILMADFQALVRDTEKLLADTANLAGDQADELRGQIHDRLQQARESLQLTQDSVRERGQAALGSAEEYVQENPWQAIGIAAGVGLLVGLLASRR